The following are from one region of the Salvia hispanica cultivar TCC Black 2014 chromosome 1, UniMelb_Shisp_WGS_1.0, whole genome shotgun sequence genome:
- the LOC125220294 gene encoding O-fucosyltransferase 37 → MAKSARSFNTSCIAMNPSFFLHLISVSPFSTPKKTSRNRHQPSLPLIFFLSLWSLSALLGICSLAFYTLSHSPIACSSSSPLLFASLSSVFHDSTVPLPPQGPPPNNPNISAAEREFWSQPDSEGYRPCLRFSLDYRRSSAKISKERRRFLVVVVSGGLNQQRNQIVDAVVIARILEAALVVPVLQVNRIWGDESEFSDIFDLEHFKKTLQSDVRVVSSLPSTHLVPKQSVANQMPFHVSPLWIRARFLHQLNEDGFLILKALDSRLSKNLPLDLQKLRCKVAFHALRFASRVQQVGNQIAKRMWIEGPYIAVHLRIEKDVWVRTGCVTGLGDAYDAIIANERRSNPDFLTDRLNMTRPARRLAGLCPLSALEVARFVKALGAPSSARVYIAGGEPFGGRRALQALVDEFPNVATKETLARDGELEPYVNRSSILAAIDYIVSLSSDVFVPSHGGNMGRAMQGHRAYVGHRKYIRPNKRAMIPLLDDGSVSEEEMRRVVRKVHKYSMGQPELRSRKVDRDVLAYPVPECMCKQ, encoded by the exons ATGGCGAAGTCAGCCAGAAGCTTCAACACCTCATGCATCGCCATGAATCCTTCCTTCTTCCTCCACCTCATCTCGGTTTCCCCCTTCTCCACCCCAAAGAAGACCTCCAGAAACCGCCACCAACCCTCTCTCCctctcatcttcttcctctcccTCTGGAGCCTCAGCGCCCTCCTCGGCATCTGCAGCCTCGCCTTCTACACCCTCTCCCACTCCCCCATCGCCTGCTCCTCTTCCTCCCCTCTCCTCTTCGCCTCCCTCTCCTCCGTCTTCCACGACTCCACCGTGCCATTGCCCCCGCAAGGCCCTCCTCCCAATAATCCAAACATCTCCGCCGCTGAGAGAGAGTTCTGGTCGCAGCCTGACTCCGAGGGCTACCGTCCCTGCCTCCGATTCAGCCTCGATTATCGGAGATCTTCCGCGAAGATCTCTAAAGAGAGGCGGAGATTCCTTGTTGTCGTCGTTTCCGGTGGCCTCAACCAGCAGCGGAATCAGATCGTCGATGCGGTTGTGATTGCCAGAATTCTCGAGGCTGCTTTGGTTGTTCCTGTTTTGCAGGTTAATCGAATTTGGGGAGATGAAAG TGAGTTTTCAGATATATTTGATTTGGAGCATTTCAAGAAAACTCTGCAATCTGATGTTCGTGTTGTGTCATCACTCCCTTCCACTCATCTTGTTCCCAAGCAATCTGTTGCGAATCAAATGCCATTTCACGTTTCCCCCCTGTGGATTCGAGCTAGATTCCTTCACCAA CTGAATGAAGATGGCTTTCTGATACTAAAAGCCCTAGATTCTAGGCTTTCCAAGAATCTCCCCCTGGATCTTCAAAAGCTCCGGTGCAAGGTAGCGTTCCACGCGCTTCGATTTGCCTCCCGGGTGCAACAAGTGGGGAATCAGATAGCAAAGAGGATGTGGATTGAAGGGCCTTACATTGCTGTCCACCTAAGGATAGAGAAGGATGTATGGGTGCGGACGGGCTGCGTCACCGGGTTGGGAGACGCGTACGACGCCATCATAGCCAACGAACGGAGGTCCAACCCGGACTTCCTAACTGATCGCCTCAACATGACCAGACCTGCGCGCCGCCTTGCAGGGCTCTGCCCTCTTAGTGCGCTGGAAGTGGCTAGGTTCGTCAAGGCGTTGGGCGCGCCTAGCAGTGCCCGTGTGTACATAGCGGGAGGGGAGCCGTTTGGGGGGAGGCGCGCGCTGCAGGCGCTCGTGGATGAGTTCCCGAACGTGGCAACAAAGGAGACGTTGGCGCGGGATGGGGAGCTAGAGCCTTACGTGAACCGGTCGTCTATTCTCGCGGCCATAGACTACATTGTGTCGCTTAGTAGCGACGTGTTTGTGCCCTCGCACGGGGGCAACATGGGGCGGGCGATGCAGGGGCACCGGGCGTATGTGGGGCACCGGAAGTACATAAGGCCGAACAAGAGGGCGATGATCCCGTTGCTCGATGATGGGTCGGTGTCCGAGGAGGAGATGAGACGCGTCGTGCGGAAGGTGCACAAGTACTCCATGGGGCAGCCTGAGTTGAGGAGCAGGAAGGTGGATAGAGATGTGTTGGCATATCCAGTGCCTGAATGCATGTGCAAACAATGA